Proteins co-encoded in one Bremerella sp. TYQ1 genomic window:
- a CDS encoding methyl-accepting chemotaxis protein: MGIKSIRLSTKLIGGFSVVLVLTSFACYLGYSGLSSVEAELGYIAADKQIYGDAQKIKNLMLQHRRFEKDLFLNIGNQEKQLEKYVPKLRAKEAEIRELLTSMQLVVQKDPRFSAEIKSIANTLPQLHKEYMTGLWAVSDQAIADAELSPQEANQMMTPYKVPIHNLEEGIDQVAAAATTLFEQRVETSKEVGADSRFAMIVGTVIALVPCPFIVIWVLRPLRKVSRMLADIAQAEGDLTRRLPVDGNDEVGELSQWFNTFAEQVQQIVIRVGGGATMLVESSSQLTVTAGDLTSRADDTTQRSARVVAAADQMALRMNEASQSTQEMQANISTVANAIEELATCIQDISGNTEKASYVAGQAAEELNLSNTNIAELSLAATEISRVIETIEDIAEQTNLLALNATIEAARAGEAGKGFSIVANEVKELARQAATATEDIRLRITAIQDATEKTTKSIGDIGHHVAQVNEVSTMIAAAIQEQNCTTQSIAEHINQTSNAVLMISEGVSESASASEEIRSSMLAVDDSARETAKGASSAKTTGTDLHRIADDLQSLMSKFRV; encoded by the coding sequence ATGGGGATCAAATCGATTCGGCTCAGTACCAAGCTGATTGGCGGCTTCAGCGTCGTGCTCGTGTTGACCTCTTTCGCATGCTACCTCGGTTATTCCGGTCTTAGCAGCGTCGAAGCGGAACTCGGATACATTGCCGCTGACAAACAGATCTATGGCGATGCGCAGAAGATTAAGAACCTGATGCTGCAACATCGCCGGTTCGAGAAAGATCTCTTTCTGAACATCGGCAACCAAGAGAAGCAGTTGGAAAAGTACGTTCCGAAACTGCGAGCCAAAGAAGCCGAGATTCGGGAACTGTTGACCAGCATGCAACTAGTCGTGCAGAAAGACCCGCGATTCTCTGCCGAGATTAAGTCGATCGCCAACACGTTACCTCAACTGCACAAAGAGTACATGACCGGCCTGTGGGCAGTCAGTGATCAGGCCATTGCCGACGCCGAGTTATCTCCGCAGGAAGCGAACCAGATGATGACGCCCTATAAAGTGCCGATTCATAACTTGGAAGAAGGTATCGATCAAGTCGCCGCCGCAGCGACAACTCTCTTTGAACAGCGTGTCGAAACGTCCAAAGAAGTCGGGGCCGATTCTCGTTTCGCGATGATCGTGGGAACCGTCATTGCATTGGTGCCGTGTCCCTTCATTGTCATTTGGGTACTTCGTCCGTTGCGGAAAGTGTCGCGAATGTTGGCTGACATCGCTCAAGCCGAAGGCGATTTGACGCGCCGTTTGCCCGTTGATGGTAATGATGAAGTAGGCGAACTTTCGCAGTGGTTCAATACATTTGCCGAGCAGGTTCAGCAAATCGTTATCCGTGTCGGCGGAGGAGCGACGATGTTGGTCGAGTCTTCTTCGCAGCTGACTGTTACTGCTGGCGATCTTACAAGCCGCGCCGACGATACCACTCAGCGTTCTGCTCGCGTGGTAGCAGCAGCCGATCAAATGGCGTTGCGAATGAATGAAGCTTCGCAGTCGACGCAAGAGATGCAGGCCAACATCTCGACGGTAGCTAATGCCATCGAGGAGCTGGCAACATGCATTCAAGACATCAGCGGTAACACTGAGAAAGCTTCGTACGTTGCCGGCCAGGCCGCCGAAGAACTGAACCTCAGCAATACGAATATCGCCGAACTAAGTTTGGCTGCCACCGAAATCAGCCGTGTGATCGAAACCATTGAAGACATTGCCGAGCAAACCAATTTGCTCGCACTAAACGCAACCATCGAAGCGGCTCGTGCGGGAGAAGCAGGCAAGGGGTTCAGCATTGTAGCGAACGAAGTCAAGGAACTCGCGCGGCAGGCCGCTACCGCCACCGAAGACATCCGTCTACGAATTACGGCCATTCAAGATGCAACCGAGAAAACGACCAAGTCGATCGGTGATATCGGACATCATGTGGCCCAAGTCAACGAAGTGTCGACGATGATTGCCGCTGCAATTCAAGAACAAAACTGCACGACGCAGTCGATCGCCGAGCATATCAATCAGACCTCGAATGCAGTTCTGATGATCAGCGAAGGCGTATCGGAATCTGCCAGTGCAAGTGAAGAGATTCGCAGTAGCATGTTGGCCGTCGACGACTCGGCTCGTGAAACGGCGAAAGGGGCCAGCAGCGCAAAGACGACTGGGACCGATTTGCACCGGATCGCAGACGACCTGCAAAGCTTGATGAGCAAGTTCCGCGTGTAA
- a CDS encoding VWA domain-containing protein, with protein MTENTTTSRPTRSRRPVPQETNPAEATDEGAVEQAPRKRQWWKLAILWSMPAWLVSLLLHSMGVTVLVVATLGPPPVPKSLNLLATNEEPTEELQEMELEFEPEIEPEMEVEMETPDMLTESFELTALAADPAMMSEAVSVAELMPSKPADFAGMDPNGLMADLDGLTNDVGKMAKFFGTQAKGQRICFVVDNSASMTAGRMETALVELDKAIDSLSPKQKFYIVFYSDTAYPLFYPSPATEMVNANDKNKMLVRQWLSTIQMCWRTDGRDAITLALNMKPDLVYILGDGAFTDKADVELANTPLKGIVIHTMGMQVQKKDRDKFAAIAEAHGGTYKDVGITQEGKQLMKMNGEIPRNKNRNGIWGIKLK; from the coding sequence ATGACCGAAAACACGACGACTTCGCGTCCGACTCGCTCTCGTCGGCCTGTCCCTCAAGAAACGAATCCGGCGGAAGCCACGGACGAGGGAGCTGTCGAACAAGCACCTCGAAAACGCCAATGGTGGAAGCTGGCAATCTTGTGGAGCATGCCAGCTTGGCTCGTAAGCTTGCTCCTCCATTCGATGGGCGTCACCGTATTGGTTGTCGCCACGCTCGGCCCGCCCCCAGTTCCCAAGTCGCTCAATCTGCTGGCTACCAACGAAGAGCCGACCGAAGAGCTGCAAGAGATGGAACTCGAGTTCGAACCAGAAATCGAACCCGAGATGGAAGTCGAAATGGAAACGCCCGACATGCTAACCGAGTCGTTTGAGCTGACGGCACTCGCTGCCGATCCTGCGATGATGAGCGAAGCGGTTTCCGTTGCGGAATTGATGCCCTCGAAGCCGGCCGACTTCGCGGGGATGGACCCGAACGGGCTTATGGCCGACTTAGATGGTTTGACCAACGATGTCGGCAAGATGGCGAAGTTCTTCGGAACGCAGGCCAAAGGGCAGCGTATTTGCTTTGTCGTCGATAATTCGGCAAGTATGACGGCCGGTCGCATGGAGACTGCCCTTGTCGAACTCGATAAAGCGATCGACTCACTGTCGCCCAAACAAAAGTTCTACATCGTTTTTTATAGCGATACCGCCTACCCATTGTTTTATCCTTCGCCGGCGACCGAGATGGTTAACGCGAACGACAAAAACAAGATGCTTGTCCGCCAGTGGCTCAGCACGATTCAAATGTGTTGGCGAACCGACGGCCGCGACGCCATCACGTTGGCTTTGAATATGAAGCCCGACTTAGTCTATATTCTGGGCGATGGTGCGTTCACCGATAAAGCGGATGTTGAACTCGCCAATACGCCGCTCAAGGGGATCGTCATTCATACCATGGGAATGCAGGTTCAAAAGAAAGACCGTGACAAGTTCGCCGCCATTGCGGAAGCTCACGGCGGGACCTACAAGGATGTCGGCATTACCCAGGAAGGGAAGCAACTAATGAAAATGAACGGCGAGATTCCCCGTAACAAAAATCGCAACGGGATCTGGGGCATCAAGCTGAAGTAG
- a CDS encoding helix-turn-helix domain-containing protein — protein MKSDFQEQFFSQMGPRHQLQLLYDAIPDVFFFTKDRESRMVWANRQLIKRLGASSEEEVIGTYDSKFFPLEIAKKYRADDCFVMETSQPINNRVEVFYNETKILDWHITSKIPLFSADGKEVIGVAGVMRSYKAGKRWAAPASEIEEIVEYMRTPEGSLATVEELARRAHLSSRQLNRKFQAVFGMSVRDFKIRTRLNSAAEDLTRSERSICQIASEHDFSDQSTFSRLFRKHMGMTPLEYRRSYRNRLAAGHEVEE, from the coding sequence ATGAAATCGGACTTTCAGGAGCAGTTTTTCTCGCAGATGGGGCCGCGGCATCAGTTGCAGCTTCTTTACGATGCCATTCCCGACGTTTTTTTCTTTACCAAAGATCGTGAAAGCCGCATGGTCTGGGCCAATCGGCAGCTGATCAAGCGTCTGGGAGCAAGCAGCGAAGAGGAAGTGATTGGAACGTATGACTCCAAGTTCTTTCCCTTGGAAATTGCCAAAAAGTACCGAGCAGACGACTGCTTCGTGATGGAAACGAGCCAGCCGATCAACAACCGTGTCGAGGTGTTCTACAACGAAACCAAGATCCTCGACTGGCACATCACCAGTAAAATCCCGCTGTTTAGTGCTGATGGAAAAGAAGTCATCGGCGTCGCAGGTGTCATGCGAAGCTATAAAGCAGGCAAACGCTGGGCCGCTCCTGCTTCCGAGATTGAAGAGATTGTCGAGTACATGCGGACCCCGGAAGGTTCGCTGGCCACCGTCGAAGAGCTCGCACGCCGGGCACACTTATCGTCGCGACAGCTCAATCGCAAGTTCCAAGCGGTGTTTGGGATGAGCGTTCGTGACTTTAAAATTCGAACGCGATTGAACTCCGCGGCCGAGGACCTGACACGCTCGGAGCGTTCGATCTGCCAGATTGCGTCCGAACATGATTTTTCAGACCAAAGCACGTTCAGCCGATTATTTCGCAAGCATATGGGAATGACGCCGCTCGAATATCGACGCAGCTATCGCAATCGTCTTGCGGCGGGACACGAAGTAGAAGAGTAA
- a CDS encoding glycerophosphodiester phosphodiesterase family protein, with product MSFLFLSFGLMSLRLISLCFVALLGFSASLVAEETSFIIQAHRGAGIAQPENTLEAFQYSWSIGVTPEADLRTTKDGVIVCFHDANLKRVVGNVADSQKDQAIEKMPADEVAQLEVGSFRGDQFAGQKVPTLEAIFAEMKGKPKRMVYLDIKTADQDDLIKLIRQYDVASQVIYTTKHHHLIQSWKKLVPESQTLCWNGGSEEDLTKKLAAMRKDGFEGITQLQIHVRPEKAKEGESFMPSPKFLAKVGRELKEHGILFQTLPWESDDPAIYKQLLELGVESFATDYPEVTVAAVKAFQKQQ from the coding sequence TTGTCGTTCCTCTTTTTATCGTTCGGTCTTATGTCGCTTCGTTTGATTAGCCTTTGCTTTGTAGCACTTTTGGGTTTCTCGGCTTCCTTGGTTGCGGAGGAAACCTCGTTCATTATTCAGGCCCACCGCGGTGCTGGTATTGCGCAGCCAGAGAATACGCTTGAAGCGTTTCAATACAGCTGGAGTATCGGTGTTACTCCCGAAGCAGATCTCCGCACGACCAAAGATGGCGTGATCGTTTGTTTTCACGACGCAAATCTAAAACGTGTCGTCGGTAATGTGGCAGACTCGCAAAAAGACCAAGCCATCGAGAAGATGCCGGCCGACGAAGTCGCTCAGCTGGAAGTTGGTTCGTTCCGCGGCGATCAATTCGCCGGTCAGAAAGTCCCAACGCTGGAAGCGATCTTTGCCGAGATGAAGGGCAAGCCAAAGCGAATGGTTTATCTCGACATCAAAACGGCCGACCAGGATGATCTGATCAAGCTGATTCGCCAATACGATGTCGCTTCTCAAGTGATTTACACCACCAAGCACCATCACTTAATCCAGTCGTGGAAGAAGCTGGTGCCAGAATCGCAGACCCTTTGCTGGAATGGTGGAAGCGAAGAGGACCTCACCAAAAAACTTGCTGCCATGCGCAAGGATGGCTTCGAAGGCATCACACAGCTACAAATTCATGTTCGCCCAGAGAAAGCGAAAGAAGGGGAATCGTTCATGCCGTCCCCCAAGTTTCTGGCAAAAGTTGGCCGTGAACTCAAAGAACACGGCATCTTGTTTCAGACGCTTCCTTGGGAAAGCGACGATCCAGCCATCTACAAGCAGCTGCTTGAATTGGGTGTTGAATCGTTTGCCACCGATTATCCCGAAGTCACGGTGGCAGCCGTTAAAGCGTTTCAGAAGCAGCAGTAA
- a CDS encoding SGNH/GDSL hydrolase family protein — MLRTSFLSAAVVLLSASCLMAQKDAPAKQGKWAETPDAKLPNVLILGDSISIGYTLQVRELLEGKANVFRPHVPDGTKPENCGGTTRGVASIDRWLGDRKWDVIHFNWGLHDLKHVTEPGGNTVSKDPKDPVQATVEQYTKNLQQIVDRLEETDATLIFATTTPVVPNTTGPLREPESPGKYNAAALKIMKKHDIAVNDLYSFCEPQVAKLQRPKNVHFTAEGSQALAEQVAAAIEKALNAQSSN; from the coding sequence ATGTTGCGAACGAGTTTTCTTTCGGCCGCTGTCGTTCTGTTGAGTGCCTCCTGCCTGATGGCTCAGAAAGATGCCCCTGCCAAGCAAGGCAAATGGGCCGAAACGCCTGACGCAAAGCTGCCGAACGTGCTGATCCTAGGCGATTCCATTTCCATTGGTTACACGCTTCAAGTACGTGAACTGCTTGAGGGCAAAGCGAACGTCTTCCGGCCGCATGTGCCAGACGGAACCAAGCCTGAAAACTGCGGTGGGACAACACGTGGCGTCGCTTCCATCGATCGCTGGCTGGGAGACCGCAAGTGGGACGTGATTCATTTCAATTGGGGACTGCACGACTTGAAGCATGTCACCGAGCCCGGCGGCAACACGGTCTCGAAAGATCCAAAAGACCCTGTGCAAGCGACTGTCGAACAGTACACCAAGAACCTGCAGCAGATTGTCGATCGTCTGGAAGAGACCGATGCGACGCTGATCTTCGCAACGACGACGCCTGTCGTGCCCAACACGACAGGTCCGCTTCGCGAGCCGGAATCGCCGGGCAAGTACAACGCTGCCGCACTGAAGATCATGAAGAAGCATGATATTGCGGTGAACGATCTTTACTCGTTCTGCGAACCGCAAGTTGCCAAGCTTCAGCGACCGAAGAACGTTCACTTCACCGCCGAAGGCTCACAGGCTCTGGCCGAGCAAGTGGCCGCGGCTATTGAAAAAGCATTGAACGCTCAGAGCAGCAACTAG
- a CDS encoding DUF4198 domain-containing protein, with protein MPRTFGMLLSVMVGLCAVGCSGNTDGFVYQPVSGTVTLDGEPLADATVVFAPSGSNLESGRPSFGTTDASGRFELQSLGGHNGAVVGDHAVSISTAQVDQNTQEVLAEETLPPNYNARSELSFTVPSSGTDDARFELNSK; from the coding sequence ATGCCACGTACGTTTGGAATGCTTTTATCTGTGATGGTCGGACTTTGCGCCGTGGGCTGCAGCGGTAACACGGATGGTTTTGTCTATCAGCCTGTTTCTGGAACGGTTACTTTGGATGGCGAGCCGCTGGCCGACGCGACGGTCGTGTTCGCTCCCTCAGGAAGCAACTTAGAGTCTGGACGACCGTCGTTCGGCACAACCGATGCCTCCGGCCGTTTTGAACTGCAATCGCTCGGAGGCCACAACGGTGCGGTCGTAGGCGACCATGCCGTTTCGATTTCGACCGCACAAGTTGATCAGAACACTCAGGAAGTTCTGGCTGAAGAAACATTGCCGCCGAACTATAATGCCCGATCCGAGCTCAGCTTCACGGTTCCCTCGAGTGGAACCGATGATGCACGTTTCGAGTTGAACTCGAAATAG